One genomic window of Kaistia geumhonensis includes the following:
- a CDS encoding 3-oxoacid CoA-transferase subunit A — protein MDKRVASLADAVSGIADGMTVMIGGFGGAGAPIELIHALIDRYRATGHPGGLTVINNNAGNGHVGLAALIEAGMVRKLVCSFPRSADPVVFTELYLAGKIELELVPQGTLAERIRAGGAGIPAFYTPTSFGTDLAKGKPVAEFEGRSYVQERWLKADVALVKAEMADTHGNLTFRAAARNFNPLMCMAAAEAVVQARRVVEAGGIDPEIVVTPGIFVQKVLEVSDPAQEEDLNLAHARYPLGG, from the coding sequence ATGGACAAGAGGGTGGCGAGCCTGGCCGACGCCGTTTCCGGCATCGCGGACGGCATGACGGTCATGATCGGTGGCTTCGGCGGAGCCGGCGCGCCGATCGAACTGATCCACGCCCTGATCGACCGCTACCGCGCAACCGGTCATCCCGGCGGCCTCACGGTGATCAACAACAATGCAGGCAACGGCCATGTCGGCCTTGCCGCGCTGATCGAGGCGGGGATGGTGCGGAAGCTCGTCTGCTCCTTCCCCCGCTCGGCCGATCCGGTCGTGTTCACCGAGCTCTATCTCGCCGGCAAGATCGAGCTGGAGCTGGTGCCGCAGGGCACGCTTGCCGAGCGCATCCGCGCCGGTGGCGCCGGTATCCCGGCCTTCTACACGCCGACCTCGTTCGGCACCGATCTCGCGAAGGGCAAGCCGGTCGCGGAGTTCGAGGGCCGCTCCTATGTGCAGGAGCGCTGGCTGAAGGCCGACGTCGCGCTGGTGAAGGCGGAGATGGCCGACACGCATGGCAACCTCACCTTCCGCGCCGCGGCGCGCAACTTCAACCCGCTGATGTGCATGGCGGCAGCGGAGGCGGTCGTGCAGGCACGCCGCGTGGTCGAGGCCGGGGGCATCGATCCGGAGATCGTCGTGACGCCCGGCATCTTCGTCCAGAAGGTGCTGGAAGTGTCGGACCCGGCACAGGAAGAGGACCTGAACCTCGCCCACGCCCGCTACCCGCTCGGAGGCTGA
- a CDS encoding IclR family transcriptional regulator domain-containing protein gives MAVAERDMMGGLAKGLAVIETFRPERQRQSISAVAEASGLDRATARRCLLTLWELGYADYDGKFFTLTPRVLRLGTACLATMPLPQLVQPLLDELSEEIGESSSVSILDGSEIVYVARAAQRKVMSIALMPGSRLPAYCTSMGRVLLAALPEDEARSRLGPGPLPQRTSLTLTDPEAVMAAIARVRSDGHAIIDQEVEMGLWSIAVPLLSARRVTVAAVNLGLPARGEPVSALGTRYLPALKRVQARMQEILR, from the coding sequence ATGGCCGTGGCCGAACGCGACATGATGGGCGGGCTCGCCAAGGGCCTCGCGGTCATCGAGACGTTCCGGCCCGAGCGGCAGCGTCAGTCGATCAGCGCCGTCGCCGAGGCCTCGGGCCTCGACCGGGCGACGGCGCGGCGCTGCCTGCTGACATTGTGGGAGCTCGGTTATGCCGATTACGACGGCAAGTTCTTCACGCTGACACCCCGCGTGCTGCGGCTCGGCACCGCCTGTCTCGCGACCATGCCGCTGCCGCAGCTCGTGCAGCCGCTGCTCGACGAACTCTCGGAGGAGATCGGCGAAAGCTCGTCGGTGTCGATCCTGGACGGGTCCGAGATCGTCTACGTCGCCCGCGCCGCGCAGCGGAAGGTGATGTCGATCGCGCTGATGCCGGGCTCGCGGCTTCCGGCCTATTGCACCTCCATGGGCCGCGTGCTGCTCGCCGCACTCCCCGAGGATGAGGCGCGCAGTCGCCTCGGTCCCGGCCCCTTGCCGCAGCGCACGTCGCTGACGCTGACCGATCCCGAGGCGGTGATGGCGGCGATCGCGCGCGTACGCTCCGACGGTCACGCGATCATCGATCAGGAAGTCGAGATGGGACTCTGGTCCATCGCCGTGCCGCTTCTCTCGGCGCGGCGGGTGACGGTGGCGGCGGTCAATCTGGGCCTGCCGGCGCGCGGCGAGCCGGTCTCCGCGCTCGGCACGCGCTATCTGCCGGCGCTGAAGCGCGTGCAGGCGCGCATGCAGGAGATCCTGCGCTAG
- a CDS encoding GMC family oxidoreductase encodes MTDPLGGAADFGAFDVIVVGAGSAGCVIANRLSADPARRVLLVEAGKGDNHPWVHIPVGYLFAIGNPRLDWGFRTEPVPGLGGRSLLYPRGKVLGGCSSINGMIYMRGQAADYDGWRALGNPGWGWDEVLPLFRRSEHHFGKADAAHGSEGELRVEQQRLRWPILDEVARAAVEMGIPATADFNAGDNEGVGYFPVNQRRGIRWNARKAFLDPARRRPNLVVLTECHVRRLILEGRRATGILFTRGGSAFRASARQEVILAAGAIGSPQLLELSGIGDPAHLAGIGIEPVHALPGVGENLQDHLQLRTIFAVTGARTLNDRAATPWGKAGIALQYALTQSGPMAMAPSQLGIFTRSGPEHNRANIEYHVQPLSLDAFGQPLHRTPALTVSVCNLRPTSRGATHATAPDAVAAPAIQPNYLSTEADRTVAAESIRHARRLMATRTMARYRPTEVKPGPGDESDAALAKLAGEIGTTIFHPVGTARMGSDDAAVVDPELRVRGIGGLRVADCSIMPTIVSGNTHAAAVMIGEKAAELVIAAGRG; translated from the coding sequence ATGACCGATCCTCTCGGCGGGGCGGCCGATTTCGGCGCGTTCGACGTCATCGTCGTCGGCGCCGGCTCCGCCGGCTGCGTCATCGCCAACCGCCTTTCGGCCGATCCCGCGCGTCGGGTGCTGCTCGTCGAGGCGGGCAAGGGCGACAACCATCCCTGGGTCCATATTCCGGTCGGCTATCTGTTCGCGATCGGCAATCCGCGCCTCGACTGGGGCTTCCGCACCGAGCCGGTGCCGGGCCTGGGCGGGCGCAGCCTGCTCTATCCGCGCGGCAAGGTCCTCGGCGGCTGTTCGTCCATCAACGGCATGATCTACATGCGCGGGCAGGCGGCCGACTATGACGGCTGGCGTGCGCTCGGCAATCCCGGCTGGGGCTGGGACGAGGTACTGCCGCTCTTCCGCCGTTCGGAGCACCATTTCGGCAAGGCCGATGCCGCGCACGGCAGCGAAGGCGAGCTGCGCGTCGAGCAGCAGCGGCTGCGCTGGCCGATCCTCGACGAGGTGGCGCGGGCGGCGGTCGAGATGGGCATCCCCGCCACCGCCGATTTCAACGCCGGCGACAACGAGGGCGTCGGCTACTTCCCGGTCAACCAGCGGCGCGGCATCCGCTGGAACGCCCGAAAGGCCTTTCTCGATCCGGCACGGCGGCGGCCGAACCTCGTCGTGCTCACCGAATGCCATGTCCGCCGACTGATCCTCGAGGGGCGGCGTGCCACCGGCATCCTGTTCACACGCGGCGGCAGCGCCTTCCGGGCCTCGGCGCGGCAGGAGGTGATCCTGGCGGCCGGCGCGATCGGCTCGCCGCAGCTGCTGGAATTGTCCGGCATCGGCGATCCGGCGCATCTCGCGGGCATCGGCATCGAACCCGTTCATGCGCTTCCCGGCGTCGGCGAGAACCTGCAGGATCACCTGCAGCTTCGCACCATCTTCGCGGTGACGGGCGCGCGCACGCTGAACGACCGCGCGGCAACGCCCTGGGGCAAGGCGGGAATCGCCCTGCAATATGCGCTCACGCAGAGCGGTCCGATGGCCATGGCGCCGAGCCAGCTCGGAATCTTCACGCGCAGCGGCCCCGAGCACAACCGCGCCAATATCGAATATCACGTGCAGCCGCTGTCGCTCGATGCCTTCGGCCAGCCGCTGCACCGGACGCCTGCGCTCACCGTCTCGGTCTGCAATCTGCGGCCGACGAGCCGCGGCGCGACTCATGCGACCGCGCCCGACGCCGTCGCGGCGCCGGCCATCCAGCCCAACTATCTCTCGACCGAGGCCGACCGGACGGTCGCAGCCGAGAGCATCCGCCACGCGCGTCGCCTCATGGCGACGCGGACCATGGCGCGGTACCGGCCGACCGAGGTGAAGCCCGGACCGGGCGACGAGAGCGACGCGGCGCTGGCGAAGCTCGCCGGCGAGATCGGCACCACGATCTTCCATCCCGTCGGCACCGCGCGCATGGGCAGCGATGACGCTGCCGTCGTCGATCCGGAGCTGAGGGTCCGGGGGATCGGGGGCCTTCGCGTGGCCGATTGCTCGATCATGCCGACCATCGTCTCGGGCAACACCCACGCCGCAGCGGTCATGATCGGCGAGAAGGCGGCCGAGCTTGTGATCGCCGCCGGGCGGGGCTGA
- a CDS encoding flavin reductase family protein — protein sequence MSQPNPMTDAFREAFRRHPAGVAVITADPGDRPVAMTVSSLISVSAAPPVVAFSLSTRSASSAPLLKAETMVIHLLRFADIELAQLCATSGAERFGPGIAWERLPTGEPRYTRVSTWFRAKKLGLLPIDGATLVAAELLEGDVRGGDDPPEHHSLVYLDRRWHRLHKELEGAISLFDSSHFV from the coding sequence ATGAGCCAGCCGAACCCGATGACCGATGCCTTCCGCGAGGCCTTTCGCCGACATCCGGCCGGCGTCGCCGTGATCACCGCCGATCCGGGCGACCGGCCGGTGGCGATGACGGTGTCGTCGCTGATCTCGGTGAGCGCCGCGCCCCCCGTCGTCGCCTTCTCGCTCTCGACCCGCTCGGCGTCCTCGGCGCCGCTGCTGAAGGCCGAGACCATGGTCATCCATCTGCTGCGCTTCGCCGATATCGAGCTCGCCCAGCTCTGCGCGACGAGCGGTGCCGAACGCTTCGGTCCCGGCATCGCCTGGGAACGGCTGCCCACCGGCGAGCCGCGCTACACCCGCGTCTCGACCTGGTTCCGCGCCAAGAAGCTCGGCCTCCTGCCCATCGACGGGGCGACGCTGGTCGCCGCCGAACTGCTCGAAGGCGATGTGAGGGGCGGGGACGATCCGCCGGAGCATCACTCGCTCGTCTATCTCGACCGGCGCTGGCACCGGCTCCACAAGGAGCTGGAAGGCGCGATCTCGCTGTTCGATTCCTCGCATTTCGTCTGA
- a CDS encoding acyl-CoA dehydrogenase family protein, whose translation MNKPIRHGYWGSAVDYRDLLTKIEEIGPILEKNAAADEEKGELTAESFEALKPLRFSHLLATEALGGAQLPPTQVLELLAAVTWHSGSAGWVSMVHCCIGAMSAAFLPDSAVERLFGPGTDNRFSGQGAPLGMLKKVEGGYRLTGKWSYGSGFSHATYSHSACFVDDGTGKPAKDENGNVIVMCAHAPIEEHVQLGNWDVLGLGGTGSIDYAAEDVFIAEDLVFPILTAPPQRLKELFSLGVVGLAAIGHTGWALGTGRRMLDEIAKFARSKSGRAGLLGESEKFWYDYGRAEARYRAARAFVFETWRDIEATVEAGTAVTTQQISLVHLAKSEIHEAGVDICNFAYRASGGAGLRAGVIQRTFREMMVAANHFTIAPSIVTSAGRNIGGQWTNRVWQFYDLIEKK comes from the coding sequence ATGAACAAGCCGATCAGGCACGGATATTGGGGCTCCGCGGTCGACTACCGCGACCTTCTGACGAAGATCGAGGAAATCGGACCGATCCTCGAGAAGAACGCCGCCGCCGACGAGGAGAAGGGCGAGCTGACGGCGGAGAGCTTCGAGGCGCTGAAGCCGCTGCGCTTCTCGCATCTGCTCGCCACCGAGGCGCTCGGCGGCGCCCAGCTGCCGCCGACGCAGGTGCTGGAACTGCTCGCCGCCGTCACCTGGCATTCCGGCTCCGCCGGCTGGGTGTCGATGGTGCATTGCTGCATCGGCGCCATGTCGGCCGCCTTCCTGCCCGACAGCGCCGTCGAGCGCCTGTTCGGGCCCGGCACCGACAACCGCTTCTCGGGCCAGGGCGCGCCGCTCGGCATGCTGAAGAAGGTCGAGGGCGGCTATCGCCTCACCGGCAAGTGGAGCTATGGCAGCGGCTTCAGCCACGCCACCTATTCGCACAGCGCCTGCTTCGTCGACGATGGCACCGGCAAGCCGGCCAAGGACGAGAACGGCAACGTCATCGTCATGTGCGCGCATGCGCCCATCGAAGAGCATGTCCAGCTCGGCAACTGGGACGTGCTCGGCCTCGGCGGCACCGGCTCGATCGACTATGCGGCCGAAGACGTCTTCATCGCCGAAGACCTCGTCTTCCCGATCCTGACCGCGCCGCCGCAGCGCCTCAAGGAACTGTTCTCGCTCGGCGTCGTCGGCCTCGCCGCGATCGGGCATACCGGCTGGGCGCTCGGAACGGGCCGCCGCATGCTGGACGAGATCGCGAAATTCGCGCGCTCGAAATCCGGCCGCGCCGGGCTCCTCGGCGAGAGCGAGAAGTTCTGGTACGACTATGGCCGCGCCGAGGCCCGCTACCGGGCGGCGCGCGCCTTCGTCTTCGAGACCTGGCGCGACATCGAGGCGACCGTCGAGGCCGGCACCGCCGTCACGACGCAGCAGATCAGCCTGGTCCATCTCGCCAAGTCCGAGATCCACGAGGCTGGCGTCGACATCTGCAACTTCGCCTATCGCGCCTCGGGCGGCGCCGGCCTCAGGGCGGGCGTCATCCAGCGCACCTTCCGCGAGATGATGGTGGCGGCGAACCACTTCACCATCGCGCCGTCGATCGTCACCTCGGCCGGCCGCAATATCGGCGGCCAGTGGACGAACCGCGTCTGGCAGTTCTACGACCTGATCGAGAAGAAGTAA
- a CDS encoding alpha/beta fold hydrolase has translation MAAFETLEFDIGGVRTVVKAIGSGKPVLFLHGAATLEGFDFAEGLADRFRVLAPSHPGFGFSGEAPHVAGMADMVLHYLNLLDALDLAEKPHLMGFSMGGWMAVELAALGREKFDKVVLVAPAGLNDPEHPATNLGALAPQDLPGYLAHDVTVALRYFPDGTDIIFAERFGADRAREGETLGRLLAPFGMGHPNLRRFLARITNPALVVWGAEDRLLPASQAPLFVEALPHAQLMIVEDAGHFVMQEKPETLGKIGDFLAG, from the coding sequence ATGGCGGCTTTCGAGACGCTCGAATTCGACATCGGCGGCGTGAGGACGGTCGTGAAGGCGATCGGCAGCGGCAAGCCGGTGCTGTTCCTGCACGGCGCCGCGACGCTGGAGGGCTTCGACTTCGCCGAAGGACTCGCCGACCGCTTCCGCGTCCTGGCGCCGAGCCATCCCGGCTTCGGCTTCTCGGGAGAGGCGCCACATGTCGCCGGCATGGCCGACATGGTGCTCCATTATCTGAACCTTCTCGATGCGCTTGACCTTGCCGAGAAGCCGCATCTCATGGGCTTTTCCATGGGCGGCTGGATGGCGGTCGAACTGGCGGCGCTCGGCCGCGAGAAGTTCGACAAGGTGGTGCTGGTCGCCCCGGCCGGCCTCAACGATCCGGAGCATCCCGCGACCAATCTCGGCGCGCTCGCCCCGCAGGACCTGCCGGGCTACCTCGCCCATGACGTGACGGTGGCGCTGCGCTATTTCCCGGACGGCACCGACATCATCTTTGCCGAGCGCTTCGGCGCCGACCGCGCCCGCGAGGGCGAGACGCTCGGCCGCCTGCTGGCGCCCTTCGGCATGGGCCACCCCAATCTTCGCCGCTTCCTCGCGCGCATCACCAATCCGGCGCTCGTCGTCTGGGGTGCCGAGGACAGGCTGCTGCCGGCGAGCCAGGCCCCGCTCTTCGTCGAGGCGCTGCCCCATGCGCAGCTGATGATCGTCGAGGATGCCGGCCATTTCGTCATGCAGGAGAAACCGGAAACGCTCGGAAAGATCGGCGACTTCCTCGCCGGCTGA
- a CDS encoding zinc-dependent alcohol dehydrogenase: MRVAIFDAVGSPLRIGTMPEPAPAEDEVVLRVAACGICGSDLHITEDPAAFGITPGFVLGHEFAGEVVARGSAVSDLAIGDRVAVVPMRGCGRCEACRRGDPARCAEMVLIGGGYAEYVAVAARQCQRLPDEVALEDGALAEPLSVALHCVIRSGMKAGDSVAIIGAGPIGLLVAFWARRFGARHVVVADIHEHQKERALALGATGFTLSDARLAERLADLCGGAPDIVFECVGKRGLIEAAVKAVRLQGTVVGVGLCVGGDSWDPFQALSKEISLLFSVFFHQRNEFGPALDALAGGPFAPQALITDRIDLSPVPQVFEGLRRRTTQCKVLIQPEQV, encoded by the coding sequence ATGAGAGTCGCCATCTTCGACGCCGTCGGCAGCCCGCTCCGCATCGGCACGATGCCGGAACCGGCACCGGCCGAGGACGAGGTCGTGCTCCGCGTCGCCGCCTGCGGCATCTGCGGCAGCGACCTGCACATCACAGAGGATCCGGCCGCCTTCGGCATCACGCCCGGCTTCGTGCTCGGCCACGAGTTCGCCGGCGAGGTGGTGGCGCGCGGATCGGCCGTCTCGGACCTCGCCATCGGCGACCGTGTCGCGGTGGTGCCGATGCGCGGCTGCGGACGCTGCGAGGCCTGCCGGCGCGGCGACCCGGCCCGCTGCGCCGAGATGGTGCTGATCGGCGGCGGCTACGCCGAATATGTCGCCGTCGCCGCCCGCCAGTGCCAGCGACTGCCGGACGAGGTGGCGCTCGAGGACGGGGCGCTCGCCGAGCCGCTCTCGGTGGCGCTGCACTGCGTTATCCGGTCCGGCATGAAGGCCGGCGACAGCGTCGCCATCATCGGGGCCGGGCCGATCGGGCTCCTCGTCGCCTTCTGGGCCCGCCGCTTTGGCGCGCGCCATGTCGTCGTCGCGGACATTCACGAACATCAGAAGGAGCGCGCGCTGGCGCTTGGCGCGACCGGCTTCACGCTCTCGGATGCGCGGCTTGCCGAACGGCTCGCCGATCTTTGCGGCGGCGCGCCGGACATCGTCTTCGAATGCGTCGGCAAGCGCGGCCTGATCGAGGCGGCGGTGAAGGCGGTGCGGCTGCAGGGCACGGTGGTGGGGGTCGGGCTTTGCGTCGGCGGCGACAGCTGGGACCCGTTCCAGGCGCTCTCGAAGGAGATCAGTCTGCTCTTCTCCGTCTTCTTCCACCAGAGGAACGAGTTCGGACCGGCGCTCGATGCGCTGGCCGGCGGCCCCTTCGCGCCACAGGCGCTCATTACCGACCGCATCGACCTGTCGCCCGTGCCGCAGGTCTTCGAAGGTCTTCGTCGTCGCACCACTCAATGCAAGGTGCTGATCCAGCCGGAACAGGTTTGA